One window from the genome of Hippocampus zosterae strain Florida chromosome 7, ASM2543408v3, whole genome shotgun sequence encodes:
- the LOC127604240 gene encoding voltage-dependent calcium channel gamma-6 subunit-like, which translates to MMWSTFLVTDEEGLTVGPAATPTVGGGAQAGGGGGGSGGAVGGAQAMGGLAGLMSGRSTFGGKKRRRTGHHALTEAQEGKIKLAFFVAIVGVILTVLGVGTEFWVELAPPKSFYGNQTCPAMHFGLWKFCTKRLWVADIDPDRESCGPAELPGESNCTYFKFFTTGGNAVMFHKTTRKSLNVASAMLSLFSLLLMAMGGICITMALSKEIVFFLKPASVCFVLSGVLVLLSLLVFQQSVWSLLASDHSIPLHHNFSWSMSCVGCAGAILIVGGLLFLLLALPYSPWQRCHSTAS; encoded by the exons atgatgtgGTCCACCTTCCTGGTGACGGACGAAGAGGGGCTCACTGTGGGCCCGGCCGCCACCCCCACGGTCGGAGGCGGCGCGCAggccggcggtggcggcggcggcagcggtggCGCGGTCGGAGGGGCCCAGGCCATGGGCGGCCTGGCGGGACTCATGAGCGGCCGTAGCACCTTCGGCGGCAAGAAGCGACGCAGGACGGGACACCACGCCCTGACCGAGGCGCAGGAAGGCAAG atcAAGCTGGCGTTCTTCGTGGCTATCGTGGGCGTCATCCTGACCGTGCTGGGCGTGGGCACGGAGTTTTGGGTGGAGCTGGCGCCGCCCAAGAGTTTCTACGGCAACCAG ACATGTCCGGCGATGCACTTTGGTCTGTGGAAGTTTTGCACCAAGCGGCTGTGGGTGGCTGACATCGACCCAGACAGGGAGAGCTGCGGGCCTGCCGAGCTGCCCGGAG AGTCAAACTGCACATACTTCAAGTTCTTCACGACGGGCGGGAACGCGGTCATGTTCCATAAGACCACGCGCAAAA GTCTAAATGTGGCGTCAGCCATGTTGTCGCTGTTCAGCCTGTTGCTGATGGCGATGGGCGGCATCTGCATCACCATGGCGCTCAGCAAGGAAATAGTCTTCTTCCTCAAGCCCGCCTCCGTCTGCTTCGTCCTCTCCG gCGTACTGGTGCTGCTGTCCCTGCTGGTCTTCCAGCAGTCAGTGTGGTCCCTCCTGGCCAGCGATCACTCTATCCCACTGCACCACAACTTCTCCTGGTCCATGTCATGTGTGGGCTGCGCCGGCGCCATCTTGATTGTGGGCGGGCTGCTTTTCCTGCTGCTGGCACTGCCCTACAGCCCCTGGCAGAGGTGTCACAGCACTGCCAGCTAG